A stretch of Thermoanaerobaculia bacterium DNA encodes these proteins:
- the miaB gene encoding tRNA (N6-isopentenyl adenosine(37)-C2)-methylthiotransferase MiaB: MKFHVETWGCQMNVLDGQRMAGLLESQGLSRTEDPFESDVLLLNTCDVREKAEGKVYSELGRFSDWKREKPGRVIGVTGCVAQRAGLRILDRLPYVDFVLGTGSVEKVPEAVERALEGRRGAFLDLDRDSPVYQFRSIARESPFQAFVTVIEGCDQFCTFCVVPFTRGRERSRRSAEVEAECRELAAKGFSEITLLGQTVNAYRCPESGADLSALLERLCAIEGMRRLRFITSHPAFVTPGFGDVLGRQPKIGRYFHLPAQSGSDRVLSRMKRRYTAARYREIVADVRSRAADVVFSSDFIVGFPGETEEDFRETLRLVEEVGFATMFGFLYSPRPGTAAARWGEEGEVPQEVARERLSRLLDLQRAIQSRTNRGLEGSVLDVLVEGDSKFGGTLSGRTSCNRIVHFRPRPGRPVRAGDYVRVRIDRGLDNSLAGTPA; this comes from the coding sequence GTGAAGTTCCACGTCGAGACCTGGGGCTGTCAGATGAACGTGCTGGACGGCCAGCGCATGGCGGGTCTCCTCGAATCGCAGGGGCTCTCCCGCACCGAGGACCCGTTCGAGTCCGACGTCCTGCTGCTCAACACGTGCGACGTGCGCGAGAAGGCGGAAGGGAAGGTCTATTCCGAGCTGGGCCGCTTCAGCGACTGGAAACGCGAGAAGCCGGGCCGGGTGATCGGAGTGACGGGCTGCGTTGCCCAGCGGGCCGGGCTGCGGATCCTCGACCGGCTTCCCTACGTCGATTTCGTGCTCGGCACGGGCAGCGTCGAGAAGGTCCCGGAGGCGGTCGAACGGGCGCTCGAGGGAAGGCGCGGCGCGTTCCTCGACCTCGACCGCGACAGCCCCGTCTATCAGTTCCGCTCGATCGCCCGGGAATCCCCGTTCCAGGCCTTCGTGACGGTGATCGAGGGGTGCGATCAGTTCTGCACCTTCTGCGTCGTTCCGTTCACCCGCGGGCGCGAGCGGAGCCGCCGGTCGGCCGAGGTCGAGGCCGAATGTCGCGAGCTCGCGGCGAAAGGGTTTTCCGAGATCACGCTCCTCGGACAAACCGTCAACGCGTACCGGTGTCCCGAGTCGGGGGCGGACCTCTCCGCCTTGCTCGAGCGCCTCTGTGCGATCGAGGGGATGCGCCGGCTTCGGTTCATCACGTCGCACCCCGCGTTCGTCACGCCCGGCTTCGGCGACGTCCTCGGGCGGCAGCCGAAGATCGGGAGATACTTCCATCTTCCGGCGCAGTCGGGCTCCGACCGCGTGCTCTCCCGGATGAAGCGGCGGTACACCGCGGCCCGTTACCGCGAAATCGTCGCCGACGTCCGCTCCCGCGCGGCGGACGTCGTCTTCTCGTCGGACTTCATCGTCGGCTTCCCGGGGGAGACGGAAGAGGACTTCCGCGAGACGCTTCGCCTCGTCGAGGAGGTCGGATTCGCGACGATGTTCGGGTTCCTGTATTCACCGCGGCCCGGAACCGCGGCCGCGCGCTGGGGGGAGGAGGGGGAGGTCCCACAGGAGGTCGCGCGCGAGCGGCTGTCGCGGCTCCTCGACCTGCAGCGCGCCATCCAGTCGCGGACGAACCGCGGGCTCGAAGGAAGCGTGCTCGACGTGCTCGTCGAGGGCGACAGCAAGTTCGGGGGAACGCTCTCGGGACGGACGTCGTGCAACCGGATCGTCCACTTCCGGCCGCGCCCCGGGCGCCCCGTCCGCGCCGGAGATTACGTCCGCGTCCGAATCGACCGGGGGCTCGATAACTCGCTCGCCGGGACGCCGGCCTGA
- a CDS encoding bifunctional nuclease family protein, with protein MKRMEIKGLLLDPISNTPVVVLKDDEEKFFLPIWIGVFEANAIALKIENVATSRPLTHDLFFNTLGDLKAKIEKIVINDLRDNTFYARIFLTREGESIEIDSRPSDALALALRFGAGIYVEEDVLEKSRKIEVDDARNPDRLKKWLEEIDPEELGKYKM; from the coding sequence ATGAAGAGGATGGAAATCAAGGGGCTGCTGCTCGACCCCATCTCGAACACGCCCGTCGTCGTGCTCAAGGACGACGAGGAGAAGTTCTTCCTCCCGATCTGGATCGGCGTCTTCGAGGCGAACGCCATCGCGCTCAAGATCGAGAACGTCGCGACCTCGCGTCCGCTGACGCACGACCTCTTCTTCAATACGCTCGGGGACCTGAAGGCGAAGATCGAGAAGATCGTGATCAACGACCTGCGCGACAACACGTTCTACGCCCGCATCTTCCTCACCCGGGAAGGGGAGTCGATCGAGATCGACAGCCGCCCCTCGGACGCCCTCGCTCTGGCGCTGCGGTTCGGCGCCGGGATCTACGTCGAGGAGGACGTGCTCGAGAAGAGCCGCAAGATCGAGGTCGATGACGCGCGCAATCCCGACCGGCTCAAGAAGTGGCTGGAGGAGATCGACCCGGAGGAGCTGGGCAAATACAAGATGTGA
- a CDS encoding PTS sugar transporter subunit IIA: MDATAPLLFDARRVYLDLPGGSMSETLSEMARRLEASGDVKDAADLTARLLEREKLGCTGLGNGLAIPHCKLAGLEGVLLSIGVVPGGVDFHALDGRPVRLVLLVLSPADWPAGHLQALARISRLVKTPGVTEAILSAGAPEEVSRVLREADSRIASA, encoded by the coding sequence GTGGACGCCACCGCCCCGCTCCTCTTCGATGCTCGCCGCGTCTACCTCGATCTGCCCGGAGGCTCGATGTCGGAGACGCTCTCCGAGATGGCTCGCCGGCTCGAGGCGTCCGGGGACGTCAAGGACGCCGCGGACCTGACCGCGCGGCTGCTGGAGCGGGAGAAGCTCGGCTGCACCGGTCTCGGCAACGGCCTGGCCATCCCGCACTGCAAGCTCGCGGGCCTCGAAGGCGTGCTGCTCTCGATCGGCGTCGTCCCGGGCGGCGTCGATTTCCATGCGCTCGACGGGCGTCCGGTGCGTCTCGTCCTCCTGGTGCTCTCGCCGGCGGATTGGCCGGCCGGCCACCTCCAGGCGCTCGCCCGCATCTCCCGGCTCGTGAAGACGCCCGGCGTCACGGAAGCGATCCTGTCGGCCGGCGCCCCCGAGGAGGTGTCGCGCGTGCTCCGGGAGGCCGACTCCCGGATCGCTTCCGCATGA
- the hprK gene encoding HPr(Ser) kinase/phosphatase — protein MRESEGKTLTTDALRAPSLSVLALSLVAGEPGLGRPLTGWRIQRPGLAIAGFLPYIKPGRIQILGESELDYIQTLSPLQRRQRFAAIATLPVAGFVVTKGLAPPPELLRECRRRSVPLFLSPATTSLVIQRITGMLEDSLAPQQTVHGVLVDVHGMGVLLTGESGIGKSECALDLITRGHRLVADDAVQISRLPSGRLVARASNLIRYHMELRGIGIINIKHLFGVSAVRASQDVDLVIALERWKPGEQYDRLGLSQETYEILGEKRPLMRLPVASGRNLAILIEIAARNELLKSQGYDAAREFTERVDAEIARNARAPKKRARH, from the coding sequence ATGAGGGAATCGGAGGGGAAGACCCTCACGACGGATGCGCTGCGCGCCCCCTCCCTCTCGGTCCTCGCGCTGTCTCTCGTCGCCGGGGAGCCGGGCCTCGGCCGGCCGCTGACCGGCTGGCGCATCCAGAGGCCGGGCCTCGCGATCGCCGGGTTCCTCCCGTACATCAAGCCGGGGCGCATTCAGATCCTCGGAGAGAGCGAGCTCGACTACATCCAGACGCTCTCGCCGCTCCAGCGCCGCCAGCGGTTCGCCGCGATCGCCACGCTTCCGGTCGCCGGGTTCGTCGTGACGAAGGGCCTCGCGCCGCCGCCGGAGCTGCTTCGCGAGTGCCGCCGCCGCAGCGTGCCGCTCTTCCTGTCGCCGGCGACGACCTCGCTCGTAATCCAGCGGATCACGGGGATGCTCGAGGACTCGCTCGCGCCGCAGCAGACCGTCCACGGGGTCCTCGTCGACGTGCACGGGATGGGCGTCCTGCTCACGGGCGAGTCCGGGATCGGCAAGAGCGAATGCGCGCTCGACCTGATCACGCGCGGCCACCGTCTCGTCGCCGACGACGCGGTGCAGATCTCGCGGCTGCCCTCCGGACGGCTCGTCGCCCGCGCATCGAACCTGATCCGGTACCACATGGAGCTCCGCGGAATCGGCATCATCAACATCAAGCACCTCTTCGGCGTCTCGGCGGTGCGCGCGTCGCAGGACGTGGATCTCGTGATCGCGCTCGAGCGCTGGAAGCCGGGGGAGCAGTACGACCGCCTCGGCCTCTCGCAGGAGACGTACGAGATCCTCGGCGAGAAGCGCCCCCTGATGCGGCTGCCGGTCGCTTCCGGCCGCAACCTCGCCATTCTCATCGAGATCGCCGCGCGCAACGAGCTCCTGAAGTCCCAGGGATACGACGCCGCGCGCGAGTTCACGGAGCGCGTCGACGCCGAGATCGCGCGCAACGCGCGCGCGCCGAAGAAGCGCGCCCGGCATTGA
- the rapZ gene encoding RNase adapter RapZ, giving the protein MSSGPESLVIVTGLSGSGKSYVERCFEDLGYFCVDNLPLSLVDPLLDEALDERVPRRKICVVLDVRNPDFASRFPETLRRIKERVPSAKLVFLDASEDALIRRFSETRRPHPMAEGKSLLEALRRERETLSDVRSLADLLVDTSSLTVHELRALISRTFRSGEEGGGLVVSLTSFGFKFGAPYDVDLLFDVRFLANPHFVPELKPKTGEDPAVAAYIEKDPETEPFLSRLVEFIEYLLPRYEKESKSYLSIGVGCTGGRHRSVYVAERLAGALRGKNYGIRVRHRDAERG; this is encoded by the coding sequence TTGAGCAGCGGTCCCGAGAGTCTCGTGATCGTCACCGGACTCTCCGGGTCCGGCAAGAGCTACGTCGAGCGCTGCTTCGAGGACCTCGGGTACTTCTGCGTCGACAACCTGCCGCTCTCGCTCGTCGACCCTCTCCTCGACGAGGCGCTCGACGAGCGCGTCCCGCGCCGCAAGATCTGCGTCGTCCTCGACGTCCGGAACCCCGACTTCGCCTCGCGGTTCCCGGAGACTCTCCGGCGCATCAAGGAGCGCGTCCCCTCGGCGAAACTCGTGTTCCTCGACGCGTCGGAAGACGCCCTGATCCGGCGGTTCTCCGAGACCCGGCGCCCTCACCCGATGGCCGAGGGGAAGTCGCTCCTCGAGGCGCTCCGGCGCGAGCGCGAGACGCTCTCGGACGTGCGGTCCCTCGCCGACCTGCTCGTGGACACTTCCTCGCTCACCGTGCACGAGCTGCGCGCGCTGATCTCCCGTACTTTCCGGTCGGGGGAAGAGGGGGGCGGGCTCGTGGTCTCGCTCACCTCCTTCGGATTCAAGTTCGGCGCTCCGTACGACGTCGACCTTCTCTTCGACGTGCGCTTCCTCGCCAACCCGCATTTCGTCCCGGAGCTCAAGCCGAAGACGGGCGAGGACCCCGCGGTGGCCGCCTACATCGAGAAGGACCCGGAGACGGAGCCGTTCCTCTCGCGTCTGGTAGAATTCATCGAATACCTGCTGCCCCGATACGAGAAGGAGAGCAAGAGCTATCTCTCGATCGGCGTGGGCTGCACCGGCGGCCGCCATCGATCGGTCTACGTCGCCGAGCGGCTCGCGGGCGCCCTGCGAGGAAAGAACTACGGCATTCGCGTCCGGCACCGGGATGCGGAGAGGGGCTGA
- a CDS encoding PTS fructose transporter subunit IIA, protein MIGILVVTHGGLASELVRAAGEIAGETEALAAVGLDWSEPGEDARGRIEQAIGGVDRGAGVLILTDMFGGTPSNLAIPFLKEGRVEIVTGANLPMLLRSLATRREEPLAALAHAVRERGRKSIEVASDLLSEATRATPGLSS, encoded by the coding sequence ATGATCGGTATTCTCGTGGTCACGCACGGCGGCCTCGCCTCCGAACTGGTCCGCGCCGCCGGGGAGATCGCGGGCGAGACCGAGGCGCTCGCGGCCGTCGGGTTGGACTGGAGCGAGCCGGGGGAAGACGCGCGCGGCCGGATCGAGCAGGCGATCGGCGGCGTCGACCGCGGCGCCGGCGTCCTGATCCTCACCGACATGTTCGGCGGCACGCCGTCGAACCTCGCGATCCCGTTCCTGAAGGAAGGGCGGGTCGAGATCGTCACCGGAGCGAACCTTCCGATGCTCCTTCGGAGCCTCGCCACCCGCCGAGAAGAGCCGCTCGCGGCGCTCGCCCACGCGGTTCGCGAGCGGGGGCGCAAGTCGATCGAGGTCGCCTCCGACCTCCTCTCCGAGGCGACGCGGGCGACCCCCGGGCTTTCGTCGTGA
- a CDS encoding ParA family protein, which yields MIITIANQKGGVGKTTTAINLAAALAQKGLKTLLIDLDPQANSTITFVDRKDIDKSMFEVLSDPATKLSHIVKPTKDPNLIVAPARISLAKIESKLVGEIDGHFRLKDKISGAQERFDAIVIDTPPTLGMITVNALVASTHILIPIQSSFFSLEGTDDLLETVEKIKARPNPNLRVLGVVITLHDKRTVIAKDVQDQIGRVFGDKLFKTVITKSVRLEESPAHRETIFTFAPRSSGALEYYSLSEEVLSRV from the coding sequence ATGATCATCACCATCGCCAATCAAAAAGGGGGAGTGGGCAAGACCACGACCGCGATCAACCTCGCGGCCGCGCTCGCCCAGAAGGGGCTGAAGACCCTCCTCATCGACCTCGATCCGCAGGCCAACAGCACGATCACCTTCGTCGACCGCAAGGACATCGACAAGTCGATGTTCGAAGTGCTCTCCGACCCGGCGACGAAGCTCTCGCACATCGTCAAGCCGACGAAGGATCCGAACCTCATCGTCGCGCCCGCCCGCATCTCGCTCGCGAAGATCGAGAGCAAGCTGGTGGGGGAGATCGACGGACACTTCCGCCTGAAGGACAAGATTTCGGGTGCGCAGGAACGGTTCGACGCGATCGTCATCGACACCCCGCCGACGCTCGGGATGATCACGGTCAACGCCCTCGTCGCCTCGACGCACATCCTGATTCCGATCCAGAGCTCCTTCTTCTCGCTCGAGGGCACCGACGATCTCCTCGAAACCGTGGAGAAGATCAAGGCGCGCCCGAATCCGAACCTTCGGGTGCTGGGCGTCGTCATCACCCTCCACGACAAGCGGACGGTGATCGCCAAGGACGTGCAGGATCAGATCGGACGGGTGTTCGGCGACAAGCTCTTCAAGACGGTCATCACGAAGAGCGTCCGCCTGGAAGAGAGCCCCGCGCACCGCGAGACGATCTTCACGTTCGCGCCGCGGTCGTCCGGGGCGCTCGAGTACTACTCGCTGTCCGAGGAGGTGCTGTCCCGTGTCTAA
- the ptsP gene encoding phosphoenolpyruvate--protein phosphotransferase produces MPALRGVSVSGGIAVGRAVVLRTRDGWVARLPVSPDRLDQECARLRAAAHAASHKLASLSGTRPPEMGGELSSILSAHALMAIDPAFIRPVEKRIRREQINAEWALRTTAEELRERLAGAVDPVLSARGEDILQVARAIATELSAPREGFGSSSVDPGSILVADDLSPAQAARLDPAQFAGIALERGGVHSHTAIIARSFGVPAVVGVAGLLESAMGRRPMIVDGDRGIVEPSPSKPQLRRALERATLRREEEAARRRERFRRRGTTADGVPIALRANLELPGEAQALARYGAEGIGLFRSEFLFLAAADGPPSAEVQERVYASLAEECRPHPVVVRTYDLGGEKGWGPRDHDASAMGLRGVRHSLAHPELFRDQLRALVRASRAGKIRILLPMVSSPEEVALARAHLREVAAAEGLAPPELGVMIEVPSAVVLAAELARESDFFSIGTNDLAQYVLAAERSDPSVSAYYRPAAPAVLRMIKWAIDAARGAGRMVAVCGELAGDPLGACLLAGMGVRELSMSPVLIPKVDETLARFSSAELSKLAADALACVSADQVHSLGEGWASGKIRR; encoded by the coding sequence GTGCCCGCTCTTCGCGGCGTCAGCGTGTCGGGGGGAATCGCGGTCGGGCGCGCGGTCGTGCTCCGCACGCGCGACGGGTGGGTCGCCCGGCTCCCCGTTTCCCCCGACCGGCTCGACCAGGAATGCGCCCGGCTGCGCGCCGCCGCGCACGCCGCGTCCCACAAGCTCGCGTCCCTGTCGGGGACGCGCCCGCCGGAGATGGGCGGGGAGCTCTCCTCGATCCTCTCGGCGCACGCGCTCATGGCGATCGATCCCGCCTTCATCCGTCCCGTCGAGAAACGGATCCGGCGCGAGCAGATCAACGCCGAGTGGGCCCTGCGCACCACCGCCGAAGAGCTCCGGGAGCGGCTGGCGGGGGCGGTCGACCCGGTCCTGTCCGCGAGGGGAGAGGACATCCTGCAGGTCGCGCGCGCGATCGCGACGGAGCTCTCGGCGCCGCGGGAGGGGTTCGGGAGCTCGTCGGTCGACCCGGGCTCGATCCTCGTCGCCGACGACCTTTCGCCGGCCCAGGCGGCGCGCCTCGATCCCGCGCAGTTCGCCGGCATCGCGCTCGAGCGCGGCGGGGTCCACTCGCACACCGCGATCATCGCGCGCTCCTTCGGGGTCCCGGCCGTGGTCGGGGTGGCGGGCCTCCTCGAGAGCGCGATGGGCCGCCGGCCGATGATCGTCGACGGGGACCGCGGGATCGTCGAGCCGTCCCCGTCGAAGCCCCAGCTTCGGCGGGCGCTCGAACGCGCGACCCTCCGGCGGGAAGAGGAGGCCGCGCGGCGTCGCGAGCGGTTCCGGCGCCGGGGAACGACGGCCGACGGCGTGCCGATCGCGCTCCGCGCGAACCTCGAGCTGCCGGGGGAGGCGCAGGCTCTCGCCCGGTACGGGGCGGAGGGGATCGGGCTCTTCCGCTCCGAGTTCCTGTTCCTCGCCGCCGCCGACGGTCCGCCCTCCGCGGAGGTGCAGGAGCGGGTCTACGCCTCGCTCGCCGAGGAATGCCGCCCGCATCCGGTCGTCGTCCGGACGTACGACCTCGGCGGCGAGAAGGGGTGGGGGCCGCGCGACCACGACGCGTCGGCGATGGGCCTTCGGGGCGTGCGGCACAGCCTCGCGCATCCGGAGCTCTTCCGCGACCAGCTCCGCGCTCTCGTTCGCGCCTCCCGCGCGGGAAAGATCCGGATCCTGCTTCCGATGGTCTCGTCGCCGGAAGAGGTGGCGCTCGCTCGCGCGCATCTGCGGGAGGTGGCCGCCGCGGAAGGCCTCGCGCCGCCCGAGCTCGGCGTGATGATCGAGGTGCCTTCGGCGGTCGTCCTCGCGGCCGAGCTCGCGCGCGAATCCGACTTCTTCTCGATCGGCACGAACGATCTGGCGCAGTACGTGCTCGCGGCGGAGCGGAGCGACCCGAGCGTTTCCGCCTATTACCGGCCGGCCGCCCCCGCGGTGCTCCGGATGATAAAATGGGCGATCGACGCGGCCCGCGGCGCGGGCCGAATGGTCGCCGTGTGCGGCGAGCTCGCGGGAGACCCGCTCGGCGCATGCCTGCTGGCGGGGATGGGAGTGAGAGAGCTGTCGATGAGCCCGGTGCTGATCCCGAAGGTCGACGAGACGCTCGCGCGGTTCTCCTCGGCGGAGCTCTCAAAGCTCGCGGCGGACGCGCTCGCCTGCGTGAGCGCGGACCAGGTCCATTCCCTGGGCGAGGGGTGGGCGTCCGGGAAGATCCGCCGATGA
- a CDS encoding HPr family phosphocarrier protein, which translates to MITKSMEIRNRLGLHARAAAKLVHTSSRFRSSVRIRKDEEEVDGKSILGILLLAASNGTTIQLTVEGDDEVEASRAVEDLIARRFDEDE; encoded by the coding sequence GTGATCACGAAGTCGATGGAGATCCGCAACCGGCTCGGCCTGCATGCGCGGGCGGCCGCGAAGCTCGTCCACACCTCCAGCCGGTTCCGGTCCTCGGTCCGCATCCGGAAGGACGAGGAGGAGGTCGACGGCAAGTCGATTCTCGGGATCCTCCTGCTCGCCGCGTCCAACGGCACCACGATCCAGCTCACGGTCGAGGGAGACGACGAAGTCGAGGCGTCCCGCGCGGTCGAGGACCTGATCGCGCGCCGCTTCGACGAGGACGAATAG